DNA sequence from the Streptomyces sp. HUAS 15-9 genome:
TGGGCGCCGGCGAATGCGAAACCGCCTGCCACGGCGACCGGCCAGGTCTGCCGCACACCCCGTCGCCCATCCACCATGAACACCAGGATCAAGGGCACGAACATCGCGAGCAGCGGGGTCTGACGGCCCACCATCGCGCCGAGGTCGGCCGCGTCCAGGCCGGTGATCTTGGCCAGGGTGGTGATCGGGATGGCGATGGCGCCGAAGGCCACGGGTGCGGTGTTGGCGACCAGGGAGACGGCGGCGGCCTTCATCGGGCGCAGTCCCACGGCCATCAGCATCACCGAGGAGACCGCGACCGGCGTGCCGAAACCGGCCAGTGCCTCGAGCAGAGCGCCGAAGCAGAAAGCGATGATCACGGCCTGTACGCGCTGGTCGCCGGAGAGCGATCCGAAGGCACGGCGCAGGACCGCGTCCCAGCCGGTGATCTCGGTCATCTTGTAGATCCACAGTGCGTTCAGCACGATGAAGACGATCGGGAAGAGGCCGAACACCGCGCCCTCGCTCGCCGCGAGCGCGGCCTGACCGATGGGCATCGAGTAGGCCAGGACGGCCACCGCCAGGGCGGCGGCCAGCGAGACGAGCGAGGCCTTCCAGGCCTTCCAGCGCAACCCGCCGAGCAGCACGAAGAGCGTGACCAGGGGAAGCGCCGCGCACAGGGCGCTCCACCCGAGAGAGCCCCCTACGGGGTTGAAGATCTGTTGGTAACCGGCCATGAAAGCGTCCTTGCCTCGTCCGTTGCCATTCTGTGACCCCCGTCACCCCTGGCAGCTGGGTTGGTCGATTGTCAGACAATCGCTCATGGCTGTCAATGGATCGCGTAAGACAGCGTGAGAGAATGTCGGGCGTTCCTTATGGAGGTGTTCATGGCTCAGGACGCCGCTGTCCGGCTGTCCACTGTCTCCGTCGTCGACGCGCTCGCCGCATCCCTGCGCAGCCGGGTACTCGACGGACGGCTCGTCTCCGGCACCACGTTCGCGGAGACCGAGATCGCCGCCGAGTACGGCGTCTCCCGGCCCACGGCCCGCAGCGCAGTGACCGCGCTGGTCCACGAGGGGCTGCTCCAGCGGGAGGCGAACAAACCCGCCTATGTGCCGCAGCTTACGCGCGCCGACGTCGACGACCTGTTCCTCGTCCGGATTCCGCTGGAGACGCAGGTGGTCAGGGTGCTGGTCGAGAGCGGCACCGTGCCGGTGACCGCGGCGGAGGGGGCCATAGCGGATCTGGACCGGCTCGGCCCCGAAGCGTCGCACAGCGCGTTCGTGGAGTCCGACCTGCGCTTCCACCAGTCACTCGTGGACGCTGTCGGCAGCCCCCGGCTCAGCCGGCTCTACCGCGGCATCCAGGGCGAGGTGCACCTGTGCATGGTGCAGACCCGGCACACCCTGGGACGGGAGCGCATCGTCGCCGAGCACAGCCGGGTACTGGAAGCACTCCGAGCCGGGGATGCCCAGGAGGGGGAGCGCCGGATGCGCGAGCACCTGGACGGCGCCTGCCGCTCGCTCCAGCGGCTCTTCGAGGAGAAGGGCGACTGACCGCCGGCCGCGGGGGGCGGTGACCCGAACCCTGCAACATCGAAGCGGCATGCACTACAAAGCCCCGCGCCTGCGGCCCGCTCCGGGTCCACGCACTACATGCTGCCCTTGCGCACCGCCGCCGAGCGGTCGAAGGCCGGCGTCCTCGTCGCCTGTGGCTGCGGCGGGTGCTTCGGACTCGGTGGACGCTGAGCTACCTAGCCGCCGCGCGGAAGAGGATCCGAAACCTGGAGGGGGGGCGGGACATCCTGCGACGGGCGGCGAGGTATGTCGCCTCGACGCGCTGGTGAATCGCTTCGAGTTCGTGGCCCGCCACCTGCGCCGTCGGCGCGAAGCGGCTGTGCCAGGTCCTGGGCATCGCCGGCTCCAGCTTCTGCTGCTGGTGCAAGGCTGCCCAGGCCCGGGCGGCCCGGCAGGCATCCGGCTCATGTGGTCCATCGGGCGCGAAGGCCTGGGGCTGCGCAAGAGGCACCACACCACCAACCCGGACCCGGCCGCGGCGAAGGCTCGCGACCTGATCTGTCGTGACTTCACCGCCGAGACGGTGAAACACGAAGTGCGTCGGCGTAACGTCCCATCGCGCTTGCCGACTGGACGGTTGAAAGGGCTGGCCCAGCGAGCCTGAGGCTTGCCTGGAGGCCCTCCGCCGCCACACCCGCCTTGGCCACTGCAGCCCTATTCGCTTACGAGACGGCTCTCGCCAAACCATCAACTACCGCGTAAACCGTGTCCAGGATTCGGGGCCAAGGCCCTCGGGTCAACAACCCCTATCGCTTGCCGTCGGCGTCCGCTGTCTTGAAGACTCGCCGCAGTGAGCGGCAGGCTCCGTCGAGATGCGCCCGCATGCGGTCGGCCGCTTGGTCGGCGTTTGCGGCCCGTAGCGCCTCGAGTATCTGGCCGTGCTCGGCGACGATGCGTTCGCGTCCCAGGGTGTGCCGGGTCTGGACCATGCATAGATGTACCTCGCCCTTGATGCCCCGATACAGCCGGCTGAGCCGGGGGCTGGCGACGGTGTCGACCAAGGACTGGTGGAAACGCAGGTCCGGTTCGACAAAGGCGCTGTGAGGCGCGTCGTCCCCCAGCCGGTCCAGATCCGTGATCGCACGCTCGGCGGCGGCCACCGGAACGGTGCCGCGCTCAACCAGGACCCGTACCACCTCTGTCTCCAAGGGGGTGCGGACCAGGAAGAGGTCCTCGACGTCTGCGCAGGTCAGGCGGGGAACGTAGGCGGCTTTGTTGGCTTCGCGGTGCAGGAGCCCCTCGTATACCAGGGCGGTGATGGCGCTGCGGGCCGTGGGTCGGGATACGCCGTACTCGTTCGCGATCTCGGTCTCGGCGAGGGTCGTGCCGGGGGGGAGTTGCCCGTCGAGCACCCGGTCGTGCAGTGATGCGGCGAGCGCCTCGACGACCGAGACGGTGGGCAGCCTGAGCGTGGCGTCCTGGGTCATGGAACAACCTCCGTGGCCATTGTCCCATATGTCAGGTCAGAGCTATTGACAGACAACAGCTCATTGTCTGACGATCCAGTCGTAGCTGTCTGAAGGTCAAACGGGGTCCGCGAAGAACGTCTGCAGGGATAAAAGGAACTCGCCATGGCTGACTCCCCGTGCGATGTCGACCACCTTGCCGTCAGGTCTGTTGGAAGCGCGCACCGCACACTGCACCTGTCCTGGTCGCGCTGGTGATCTAGGGACGCATCATGAGCAGGTCGAACGAAGGTGTGACTGCCCGCTCCGGATGGATGCCGCCTGAGGTCGCCGAAGAGGTCTTGCCGTTGCCGCGCATCCTTGAGGCGCTTGCTGCGGTACGCCGCCGTGT
Encoded proteins:
- a CDS encoding GntR family transcriptional regulator, whose amino-acid sequence is MAQDAAVRLSTVSVVDALAASLRSRVLDGRLVSGTTFAETEIAAEYGVSRPTARSAVTALVHEGLLQREANKPAYVPQLTRADVDDLFLVRIPLETQVVRVLVESGTVPVTAAEGAIADLDRLGPEASHSAFVESDLRFHQSLVDAVGSPRLSRLYRGIQGEVHLCMVQTRHTLGRERIVAEHSRVLEALRAGDAQEGERRMREHLDGACRSLQRLFEEKGD
- a CDS encoding GntR family transcriptional regulator gives rise to the protein MTQDATLRLPTVSVVEALAASLHDRVLDGQLPPGTTLAETEIANEYGVSRPTARSAITALVYEGLLHREANKAAYVPRLTCADVEDLFLVRTPLETEVVRVLVERGTVPVAAAERAITDLDRLGDDAPHSAFVEPDLRFHQSLVDTVASPRLSRLYRGIKGEVHLCMVQTRHTLGRERIVAEHGQILEALRAANADQAADRMRAHLDGACRSLRRVFKTADADGKR